The following proteins come from a genomic window of Achromobacter sp. AONIH1:
- a CDS encoding tripartite tricarboxylate transporter substrate binding protein translates to MIRTGIKLLAAALLGAAALSAQADTYPSRPIKVVSPFPAGGATDVLTRVLAERMAKDLGQPMIVENKAGAGTSIGAAFVSREPPDGYTILMATNSTLVTNRYLYKELPYDPDGFAPIGMVGVGPLVLLSSPKRPFASTRDLVDYAKQNPGKLTFATFGPGTSSHLAGELFKQRAGIDILHVPFKGATQALPALISGDVDLFFDMVATGMPQAAAGKVKVFAITSPGRLATEPALPTLAEQGYQGFDMTAWFSFVAPRGTPEPVLERLRKALADALADDAVKQRLLGMGIDPRSGTPAELQAQIRNEQPIVSQLIKQAGVALQ, encoded by the coding sequence ATGATTCGCACTGGCATCAAACTGCTTGCCGCCGCCCTGCTCGGCGCGGCCGCGCTGAGCGCGCAGGCCGACACCTATCCGTCTCGTCCGATCAAGGTGGTCTCGCCGTTCCCGGCGGGCGGCGCCACCGATGTGTTGACCCGGGTGCTGGCTGAACGCATGGCCAAGGATCTGGGCCAGCCCATGATCGTCGAGAACAAGGCCGGCGCCGGCACCTCCATCGGCGCGGCCTTCGTGTCGCGCGAGCCGCCTGACGGCTACACCATATTGATGGCGACCAACTCGACGCTGGTCACCAACCGCTACCTGTACAAGGAACTGCCCTATGACCCGGACGGCTTCGCGCCGATCGGCATGGTGGGCGTCGGCCCGCTGGTGCTGCTGTCCAGCCCCAAGCGGCCCTTCGCCAGCACCAGGGATCTGGTCGACTACGCCAAGCAGAACCCGGGCAAGCTGACCTTCGCCACCTTCGGCCCCGGCACCTCGTCGCACCTGGCCGGCGAACTGTTCAAGCAGCGCGCCGGCATCGACATCCTGCATGTGCCGTTCAAGGGCGCGACCCAGGCGCTGCCCGCGTTGATCAGCGGCGACGTGGACCTGTTCTTCGACATGGTCGCCACCGGGATGCCGCAGGCCGCGGCCGGCAAGGTCAAGGTCTTCGCCATCACCAGCCCCGGACGGCTGGCGACCGAACCGGCGCTGCCCACGCTGGCCGAGCAGGGCTACCAGGGCTTCGACATGACGGCCTGGTTCAGCTTCGTGGCGCCGCGCGGCACGCCCGAGCCGGTGCTGGAACGGCTGCGCAAGGCGCTGGCGGACGCGCTGGCGGACGATGCCGTGAAGCAGCGCCTGCTCGGCATGGGCATCGATCCGCGCTCGGGCACGCCCGCCGAGCTGCAGGCCCAGATCCGCAACGAGCAGCCCATCGTCTCGCAGCTCATCAAGCAGGCCGGCGTCGCCCTGCAATAG
- a CDS encoding acyltransferase: MPESDDRYARLDAARWLAAVAVVMLHGAATVVSDPAAYGSGAWLAANLYDSAARWCVPVFVMISGALLLDPERPQDARRFYSRRVARICAPLLFWTLFYLLWRTALDWIDDGRLDLSFWPRKLAHGEPYYHLWYLYMIVGLYLFAPLVRALAARSSRQARALWVVGILGLAILDALYRRALDAPPGFFLTWFLPYLGYFVAGRMIHAGELRIPRPGLMLAASVAATALGVYLLSSSRMLNTYFYDYFSLTVPFMSLAAFQLIVDAPRLPRLARLAPLTFGVYLIHPVFLDLAQRAGLLRGGHGTAWTLPLLTAAVFALSAASSWLLRRHPATRRLV; this comes from the coding sequence ATGCCCGAATCCGACGATCGATACGCCCGCCTGGACGCCGCCCGCTGGCTGGCCGCCGTGGCCGTGGTGATGCTGCATGGCGCCGCGACCGTGGTCAGCGACCCGGCAGCCTACGGCAGCGGCGCCTGGCTGGCGGCCAACCTGTACGACTCGGCGGCCCGCTGGTGCGTGCCGGTGTTCGTGATGATCAGCGGCGCCCTGCTGCTGGACCCCGAACGGCCGCAGGACGCGCGCCGCTTCTACAGCCGCCGCGTGGCGCGGATCTGCGCGCCGCTGCTGTTCTGGACGCTGTTCTACCTGCTCTGGCGCACGGCGCTGGACTGGATCGACGACGGCCGGCTGGACCTGTCCTTCTGGCCGCGCAAGCTGGCCCATGGCGAGCCCTACTATCACCTGTGGTACCTGTACATGATCGTGGGCCTGTACCTGTTCGCGCCGCTGGTGCGCGCGCTGGCGGCGCGCAGTTCGCGCCAGGCCCGCGCCCTGTGGGTCGTGGGCATCCTTGGCCTGGCGATCCTGGACGCGCTGTACCGCCGCGCGCTGGACGCCCCGCCCGGCTTCTTCCTGACCTGGTTCCTGCCCTATCTGGGGTATTTCGTCGCCGGGCGCATGATCCACGCGGGCGAGCTGCGCATTCCCCGCCCCGGCCTGATGCTGGCGGCCAGCGTGGCCGCCACGGCCCTGGGCGTGTACCTGCTGTCCAGCTCACGGATGCTCAACACCTACTTCTATGACTACTTCAGCCTGACCGTGCCGTTCATGTCGCTGGCCGCGTTCCAGCTGATCGTGGACGCGCCGCGCCTGCCCCGGCTCGCGCGGCTGGCGCCGCTGACCTTCGGCGTCTACCTGATCCATCCGGTGTTCCTGGACCTGGCGCAGCGCGCGGGTCTGCTGCGCGGCGGCCACGGCACGGCCTGGACGCTGCCCTTGCTGACGGCGGCCGTGTTCGCCCTGTCGGCCGCGAGCAGCTGGCTGTTGCGGCGTCATCCCGCGACCCGCAGGCTGGTCTGA
- a CDS encoding IclR family transcriptional regulator, translating to MQSFSDRKRIPHPASKPDEKLALSQPARRKRAAVTGEGGASPDFITALARGLDVLRCFRHGVNALGNLDLARLTGLPKPTISRITYTLTELGYLRYHPDTGKYSPGYGVLALGYGLLAGLEVRELAKASMTELARQTGGAVALGAFDGDAMTYVEAVHGSSALYLRLPVGYRASLDSAMGRAYLASLPEDECAALAARMGEAAPDDAVICRARAELRETGCCFAIGEWQSDINAVAVPFVSLTGEGVFVMSCGGPASLLSEAELRGRVAQSLADAVEGLAGGA from the coding sequence ATGCAATCCTTTTCTGACCGCAAGCGCATCCCCCATCCTGCGTCCAAGCCCGACGAGAAACTCGCGCTCAGCCAGCCCGCGCGGCGCAAGCGCGCGGCCGTGACGGGCGAGGGCGGGGCCTCGCCGGACTTCATCACCGCGCTGGCGCGCGGGCTGGACGTGCTGCGCTGCTTCCGCCATGGCGTGAACGCGCTGGGCAACCTGGACCTGGCCCGCCTGACCGGCCTGCCCAAGCCCACCATCAGCCGCATCACCTACACGCTGACCGAGCTGGGCTATCTGCGCTATCACCCGGACACCGGCAAGTACTCGCCGGGCTACGGCGTGCTGGCGCTGGGCTACGGCCTGCTGGCGGGCCTGGAAGTGCGCGAGCTGGCCAAGGCCTCGATGACCGAGCTGGCCCGTCAGACCGGCGGCGCCGTGGCCCTGGGCGCCTTCGACGGCGACGCCATGACCTACGTCGAGGCCGTCCACGGCTCGTCCGCGCTGTATCTGCGCCTGCCGGTGGGCTACCGCGCCAGCCTGGACAGCGCCATGGGGCGCGCCTACCTCGCCAGCCTGCCGGAAGACGAATGCGCCGCGCTCGCGGCGCGCATGGGCGAGGCCGCCCCCGACGATGCCGTCATCTGCCGCGCGCGCGCCGAGCTGCGCGAGACCGGCTGCTGTTTCGCCATCGGCGAATGGCAGTCGGACATCAACGCGGTGGCGGTGCCGTTCGTCTCGCTCACGGGCGAGGGCGTGTTCGTGATGAGCTGTGGCGGTCCCGCCAGCCTGCTCAGCGAGGCCGAGCTGCGCGGGCGCGTAGCGCAATCGCTGGCCGATGCCGTGGAAGGGCTGGCCGGCGGCGCCTGA
- the priB gene encoding primosomal replication protein N — protein sequence MNRLELSARVLECEPLRHTPAGLPALELLLAHESEVIEAGLPRRVELTLQAVALGDLALMLKGIALGTELQVVGFLAPTRKDSVKVKLHLQQARKTGGSAGHDPLVA from the coding sequence ATGAATAGACTGGAACTCAGCGCCCGCGTTCTCGAATGCGAGCCTTTGCGCCACACTCCCGCTGGATTGCCCGCGCTGGAATTGCTGCTGGCGCACGAGTCCGAAGTGATCGAGGCTGGCCTTCCGCGCCGCGTCGAACTCACGCTTCAGGCCGTTGCGCTGGGCGACCTGGCACTGATGCTCAAGGGCATCGCGCTGGGCACCGAACTGCAGGTAGTGGGCTTTCTGGCCCCGACCCGCAAGGATTCGGTGAAGGTCAAGCTGCATTTGCAGCAGGCGCGCAAGACCGGCGGCAGTGCAGGGCACGATCCGCTGGTGGCATGA
- the rpsR gene encoding 30S ribosomal protein S18, translating to MAFFGKRKEKRKFTQQNPLFKRRKFCRFTAAGVEEIDYKDLDTLRDFVQENGKIIPARLTGTKAIYQRQLDTAIKRARFLALLPYTDNHN from the coding sequence ATGGCTTTCTTCGGAAAACGCAAGGAAAAACGCAAGTTCACGCAGCAGAACCCGCTGTTCAAGCGTCGCAAGTTCTGCCGCTTCACCGCCGCCGGCGTCGAAGAGATCGATTACAAGGATCTGGACACCCTGCGCGACTTCGTGCAAGAAAACGGCAAGATCATCCCGGCTCGTCTGACCGGCACCAAGGCTATCTACCAGCGTCAGCTGGACACCGCCATCAAGCGCGCGCGCTTCCTGGCTCTGTTGCCTTACACCGACAACCACAACTAA
- a CDS encoding DUF817 domain-containing protein translates to MTHPAASDWPLIAGLQQWEARLAGKLAGRGRFGVALYEFLRFGAKQAWACLFGGLMCALLLGTHWWYPKDALLARYDFLTLAALGIQAALLLLRMETWAEAKVILMFHAVGTVMEIFKTSAGSWIYPEANLLRIGGVPLFTGFMYAAVGSYLARVWRLFDFRFRAHPPLAATLALSALIYANFFAHHFIADFRLLLFALTALLFGRAWVYFRIWREYRRMPLLLGFVLVALFIWFAENIGTFANAWRYPNQSGGWEMVSIAKLGSWFLLMIISYVMVSVVNRPEDISAAPVAEMPREGGESGGSGASLIS, encoded by the coding sequence ATGACGCATCCGGCGGCCTCCGACTGGCCGCTCATCGCAGGATTGCAGCAATGGGAAGCGCGGCTGGCCGGGAAACTGGCCGGCCGCGGCCGTTTTGGCGTCGCGCTCTACGAATTCTTGCGCTTCGGCGCGAAGCAGGCCTGGGCCTGCCTGTTCGGCGGCCTGATGTGCGCGCTGCTGCTGGGTACGCACTGGTGGTATCCCAAGGACGCGCTGCTGGCGCGTTACGACTTCCTGACGCTGGCCGCGCTGGGCATCCAGGCCGCGCTGTTGCTGCTGCGCATGGAGACCTGGGCCGAGGCCAAGGTGATCCTGATGTTCCATGCGGTCGGCACCGTCATGGAGATCTTCAAGACCTCGGCCGGCTCCTGGATCTATCCCGAGGCCAATCTGCTGCGCATCGGCGGCGTGCCGCTGTTCACCGGCTTCATGTACGCGGCGGTGGGCAGCTACCTGGCGCGGGTCTGGCGGCTGTTCGATTTCCGCTTCCGCGCCCACCCGCCGCTGGCGGCCACGCTGGCACTGTCGGCGCTGATCTACGCGAATTTCTTCGCGCACCATTTCATCGCCGACTTCCGCCTGCTGCTGTTCGCGCTGACGGCGCTCCTGTTCGGCCGCGCCTGGGTCTATTTCCGCATCTGGCGCGAGTACCGCCGCATGCCGCTGCTGCTGGGCTTCGTGCTGGTGGCCTTGTTCATCTGGTTCGCCGAGAACATCGGCACCTTCGCCAACGCCTGGCGCTATCCCAACCAGTCCGGCGGCTGGGAAATGGTGTCCATCGCCAAGCTGGGCTCCTGGTTCCTGCTGATGATCATCAGCTATGTGATGGTCAGCGTGGTGAACCGCCCCGAGGACATCTCGGCCGCCCCTGTTGCCGAAATGCCGCGCGAGGGCGGGGAATCGGGCGGATCTGGCGCGTCCCTTATTTCTTGA
- a CDS encoding polyprenyl synthetase family protein, which yields MKQTQLAFPEWLQGRVRHVEDVLDDLLPPADALPARLHEAMRYATLGGGKRVRAALVYAAGQACPVSGSVLAIEASLDRAAAAVELIHAYSLVHDDLPCMDDDTLRRGRPTAHVQFDEATAMLAGDALQPLAFDLLASMPIAPALIVQATQSLARAAGSQGMAGGQAIDLFSVGRALSRDELQTMHSMKTGAMVACSVALGGIVAGASSASRQALDVYAQAMGLAFQVVDDILDVTADSASLGKTPGKDAAENKPTYVSLLGLDEARAFAGELRSTALAALEPLGDAGLRLAQLADFIVLRDR from the coding sequence ATGAAGCAGACTCAACTCGCATTTCCGGAATGGCTGCAGGGCCGTGTCCGCCACGTCGAAGACGTCCTGGACGACCTGCTGCCCCCGGCCGACGCGCTGCCCGCGCGCCTGCACGAAGCCATGCGCTACGCCACGCTGGGCGGCGGCAAGCGCGTGCGCGCGGCGCTGGTCTACGCGGCCGGCCAGGCCTGCCCCGTCAGCGGCAGCGTGCTCGCCATCGAGGCCTCGCTGGACCGCGCGGCCGCGGCCGTGGAACTGATCCACGCCTATTCGCTGGTGCACGACGACCTGCCCTGCATGGACGACGACACGCTGCGCCGCGGCCGTCCCACCGCCCACGTGCAGTTCGACGAAGCCACCGCCATGCTGGCCGGCGACGCCCTGCAGCCGCTGGCGTTCGACCTGCTGGCGTCGATGCCGATCGCGCCCGCGCTGATCGTGCAGGCCACGCAGTCGCTGGCGCGCGCCGCCGGCAGCCAGGGCATGGCCGGCGGCCAGGCCATCGACCTGTTCAGCGTCGGCCGTGCGCTGTCGCGCGACGAACTGCAGACCATGCACAGCATGAAGACCGGCGCGATGGTGGCGTGCAGCGTGGCGCTGGGCGGCATCGTGGCCGGCGCCAGCTCGGCCTCGCGCCAGGCACTGGATGTGTACGCGCAGGCCATGGGCCTGGCCTTCCAGGTGGTGGACGACATCCTGGACGTGACGGCGGACAGCGCCAGCCTGGGCAAGACGCCGGGCAAGGACGCCGCCGAGAACAAGCCCACCTACGTGTCCCTGCTGGGCCTGGACGAGGCGCGCGCCTTCGCCGGGGAACTGCGCTCGACCGCGCTGGCGGCGCTGGAACCGCTGGGCGACGCGGGCTTGCGCCTGGCCCAGCTGGCCGATTTCATCGTACTTCGGGATCGCTGA
- a CDS encoding exodeoxyribonuclease VII small subunit: MAKPSQADPQVDDRPLPQDFETALAELESLVAAMEDGSLPLEQSLAAYRRGVELTRVCQDRLAQAEQQVKVLEGDLLRPLDPAALDDE, translated from the coding sequence TTGGCCAAACCTTCACAAGCCGATCCGCAGGTCGACGACCGCCCCTTGCCCCAGGATTTCGAAACGGCGCTGGCCGAGCTGGAGTCGCTGGTCGCGGCCATGGAAGACGGCTCGCTGCCGCTGGAGCAGTCGCTGGCGGCCTACCGCCGCGGCGTCGAGCTCACGCGCGTCTGCCAGGACCGCCTGGCGCAGGCCGAGCAGCAGGTGAAAGTGCTGGAGGGCGACTTGCTGCGCCCGCTGGATCCGGCGGCGCTGGACGACGAATAA
- a CDS encoding RIO1 family regulatory kinase/ATPase: protein MTQPPVHHNAPPGLRAWLDSVDASREPSVREVTIDGVRCVIKRRRPSLGGGLSYALRYARALFLGLGCKLFLGEFPRPGVVLRNGLEHEAERLSALLQAGCRVPEVWWRERGLLVLEYVGEDLADLIRNEDSTTRLWLARAAAADLAAFHARGLWHGGAQIRNITLREGELWRIDFEENIGSALSRPLTQAYDLFQMLASITSLRTLPDDVGRSLGKLALDVYFEHHPDAEVKKCLRRLARVLRVIAAPLRPLLGRLPSRDVQGFFRVADILQPLLLKP, encoded by the coding sequence TTGACACAGCCGCCCGTTCACCACAACGCGCCGCCCGGCCTGCGCGCCTGGCTAGACAGCGTGGACGCGTCGCGCGAGCCCTCGGTGCGGGAAGTGACCATAGATGGCGTGCGCTGTGTCATCAAGCGGCGTCGGCCCAGCCTGGGCGGCGGCCTGTCATATGCGCTGCGCTACGCGCGCGCCCTGTTCCTGGGCCTGGGCTGCAAGCTGTTCCTGGGCGAGTTTCCCCGCCCCGGCGTGGTGCTTCGGAACGGCCTCGAGCACGAGGCCGAACGGCTGTCGGCGCTGTTGCAGGCCGGCTGCCGCGTGCCGGAAGTCTGGTGGCGGGAGCGGGGCCTGCTGGTGCTGGAATACGTGGGCGAAGACCTGGCGGACCTGATCCGCAACGAGGATTCCACCACGCGCCTGTGGCTGGCTCGCGCCGCCGCGGCGGATCTGGCGGCCTTTCACGCGCGCGGGCTGTGGCACGGCGGCGCGCAGATCCGCAACATTACGCTGCGCGAAGGCGAGCTGTGGCGCATCGACTTCGAAGAGAACATCGGTTCGGCCCTGTCGCGTCCGCTGACCCAGGCTTATGATCTGTTCCAGATGCTGGCCTCGATCACGTCGCTGCGCACGCTGCCCGATGACGTGGGCCGCTCGCTCGGTAAACTGGCGCTGGACGTCTATTTCGAGCATCACCCCGACGCCGAAGTCAAAAAATGCCTGAGGCGGCTGGCGCGCGTGTTGCGCGTCATCGCCGCGCCGCTGCGCCCGCTGCTGGGCCGGCTGCCGTCGCGCGACGTGCAGGGCTTTTTCCGCGTCGCGGATATCTTGCAGCCTTTACTTTTGAAGCCATGA
- the folE2 gene encoding GTP cyclohydrolase FolE2, translating to MNSPIDPAIVMPDVQSSTDTRHIPIQRVGIRGVRHPMLVESADGSPQGTVANWTLTVALPPEEKGTHMSRFVALLEKYRSTPMTPKLFRQMAADMLPLLHAERGDITAAFPYFINKSAPISGVQSLLDYEVQWIARAQGDSVEFELIVQVPVTSLCPCSKAISEYGAHNQRSHVTVSAILGSDISMDGVIRLIEDEGSCELWGLLKRPDEKYVTERAYDNPKFVEDLVRDVAARLNAHPGIARYRVEAENFESIHNHSAYAVVEG from the coding sequence ATGAATTCTCCGATTGATCCCGCCATCGTGATGCCCGATGTCCAGAGTTCCACGGACACGCGTCACATCCCGATCCAGCGCGTCGGCATCCGCGGCGTGCGCCATCCCATGCTGGTCGAAAGCGCCGACGGTTCGCCCCAGGGCACCGTGGCCAACTGGACCCTCACGGTCGCCCTGCCGCCCGAGGAGAAGGGCACCCACATGTCGCGCTTCGTGGCCCTGCTGGAAAAATACCGCAGCACGCCCATGACGCCCAAGCTGTTCCGCCAGATGGCGGCCGACATGTTGCCGCTGCTGCACGCCGAACGCGGCGACATCACCGCGGCCTTCCCGTACTTCATCAACAAGTCCGCCCCCATCTCGGGCGTGCAAAGCCTGCTGGACTACGAAGTGCAGTGGATCGCGCGCGCCCAGGGCGACAGCGTTGAATTCGAACTGATCGTGCAGGTGCCGGTCACCAGCCTCTGTCCCTGCTCGAAGGCCATCTCCGAGTACGGCGCGCACAACCAGCGCTCGCACGTCACGGTCTCGGCCATCCTGGGTTCGGACATCAGCATGGACGGCGTCATCCGCCTGATCGAGGATGAAGGCTCCTGCGAGCTGTGGGGCCTGCTCAAGCGCCCGGACGAGAAGTACGTCACCGAACGCGCCTACGACAATCCCAAGTTCGTCGAGGACCTGGTGCGCGACGTGGCCGCCCGCCTGAACGCGCACCCCGGCATCGCCCGCTACCGCGTCGAGGCCGAGAACTTCGAATCCATCCACAACCACTCGGCCTACGCCGTGGTCGAAGGCTGA
- the rplI gene encoding 50S ribosomal protein L9: MQVILLEKVVNLGNLGEVVRVRDGYARNFLIPQKKARRATDAALKEFEARRAELEKLQAEKLAAAQALGERLNGYQLKIVQKAGVDGRLFGSVTNGDIAEGLKKADFAVEKAQVRLPNGHLKAIGEYPIQVALHADVVSDVTVLVEGDLS; encoded by the coding sequence ATGCAAGTCATTCTGCTCGAAAAAGTCGTCAACCTGGGTAACCTGGGCGAAGTCGTGCGCGTGCGCGACGGCTATGCCCGCAACTTCCTGATCCCCCAGAAGAAGGCCCGTCGTGCCACCGACGCCGCCCTGAAGGAATTCGAAGCCCGCCGCGCTGAACTGGAAAAGCTGCAAGCCGAGAAGCTGGCCGCTGCCCAAGCCCTGGGCGAGCGCCTGAACGGCTACCAGCTGAAGATCGTCCAGAAGGCTGGCGTCGACGGCCGCCTGTTCGGTTCCGTGACCAACGGCGACATCGCCGAAGGTCTGAAGAAGGCTGACTTCGCGGTCGAAAAGGCCCAGGTCCGCCTGCCCAACGGCCACCTGAAGGCCATCGGCGAGTACCCGATCCAGGTCGCTCTGCACGCCGACGTCGTGTCCGACGTGACCGTTCTGGTCGAGGGCGACCTGTCCTGA
- the rpsF gene encoding 30S ribosomal protein S6, with product MRHYEVVFIVHPDQSEQVPAMVERYQALVTGQGGSIHRLEDWGRRQLAYPIQKLVKAHYVCLNIECGQATLDELEHSFRYNDAVLRHLVIKTKKAQTTPSIMMKSVEREEARKASAEAAAAQAE from the coding sequence ATGCGTCACTACGAAGTGGTGTTTATCGTTCACCCCGACCAAAGCGAGCAAGTGCCCGCCATGGTCGAGCGTTACCAAGCGCTGGTCACGGGCCAAGGCGGCTCGATCCATCGCCTGGAAGACTGGGGCCGCCGTCAACTGGCCTACCCGATCCAGAAGCTCGTCAAGGCTCACTACGTCTGCCTGAACATCGAGTGCGGCCAAGCCACGCTTGATGAGCTGGAGCACTCGTTCCGCTACAACGACGCCGTGCTGCGCCACCTGGTCATCAAGACCAAGAAGGCCCAGACCACCCCCTCGATCATGATGAAGTCGGTCGAGCGCGAGGAAGCCCGCAAGGCGTCGGCTGAAGCCGCTGCCGCCCAGGCTGAGTAA
- the dxs gene encoding 1-deoxy-D-xylulose-5-phosphate synthase — MTTELLDSIQSPADLRRLDRRELKRLAEELRGFVLESVSKTGGHLSSNLGTVELTLALHQVFDTPHDRIVWDVGHQSYPHKILTGRRAGMAKLRQLGGISGFPKRSESEYDAFGTAHSSTSISAALGMAVASRNAGVQRQHIAVIGDGAMSAGMAFEAMNNAGVTPNINLLVILNDNDMSISPPVGALNRYFARLMSGRFYAAAKNVGRAVLQHVPPVLELARRFEEHAKGMVTPATLFEEFGFNYVGPIDGHDLDALVPTLQNLKALQGLQFLHVVTKKGQGYKLAEADPVLYHGPGKFDPAVGIQQAKGPGKRSFTQVFGQWLCDTAEADSRLVAITPAMREGSGLVEFEQRFPQRYFDVGIAEQHAVTFAAGIACEGQKPVVAIYSTFLQRGYDQLIHDVALQNLDVTFALDRAGLVGADGATHAGNYDIAFLRCIPNMVVATPSDEAEARLLLSTCYQHPGPASVRYPRGAGRGAAEAPGLETVELGRGVVRREGRKIAILGFGTLLPAGQAAAEALDATVADMRFVKPIDRELILDLASRHDALVTLEEACIMGGAGSAVLEVLSAAGVQIPVLQLGLPDEFIDHGEQSALLAGVGLDASGIEQSIRTRFSSLLG; from the coding sequence ATGACGACAGAACTTCTGGACAGCATCCAATCCCCGGCCGACCTCAGGCGCCTGGACCGCCGCGAGCTGAAACGGCTGGCCGAGGAGCTGCGCGGATTCGTGCTGGAATCGGTCTCCAAGACCGGCGGGCACCTGTCGTCCAACCTGGGCACGGTGGAACTGACGCTGGCCCTGCATCAGGTATTCGACACGCCGCATGACCGCATCGTCTGGGACGTGGGCCATCAGTCCTATCCGCACAAGATCCTGACCGGCCGCCGCGCCGGCATGGCCAAGCTGCGCCAGCTGGGCGGCATCTCCGGCTTTCCCAAGCGCAGCGAATCGGAATACGACGCCTTCGGCACCGCGCACTCGTCCACCTCGATCTCGGCCGCCCTGGGCATGGCGGTGGCCTCGCGCAACGCCGGCGTGCAGCGCCAGCACATCGCCGTGATCGGCGACGGCGCGATGTCCGCCGGCATGGCGTTCGAGGCCATGAACAACGCCGGCGTCACGCCCAATATCAACCTGCTGGTGATCCTGAACGACAACGACATGTCGATCTCGCCGCCGGTGGGGGCGTTGAACCGCTATTTCGCGCGGCTGATGTCGGGCCGCTTCTACGCCGCCGCCAAGAACGTCGGCCGCGCCGTGCTGCAGCACGTGCCGCCGGTGCTGGAACTGGCACGCCGCTTCGAGGAGCACGCCAAGGGCATGGTCACGCCGGCCACGCTGTTCGAGGAATTCGGCTTCAACTACGTAGGCCCGATCGACGGCCACGACCTGGACGCGCTGGTGCCCACGCTGCAGAACCTGAAGGCGCTGCAAGGCCTGCAGTTCCTGCACGTCGTCACCAAGAAAGGACAGGGCTACAAGCTGGCCGAGGCCGATCCCGTGCTGTACCACGGTCCCGGCAAGTTCGATCCGGCCGTCGGCATCCAGCAGGCCAAGGGTCCGGGCAAGCGCAGCTTCACCCAGGTCTTCGGCCAGTGGCTGTGCGACACGGCCGAGGCCGATTCGCGCCTGGTCGCGATCACGCCCGCCATGCGCGAGGGCAGCGGCCTGGTCGAGTTCGAGCAGCGTTTCCCGCAGCGCTACTTCGACGTGGGCATCGCCGAGCAGCACGCCGTGACCTTCGCCGCCGGCATCGCCTGCGAGGGACAGAAGCCGGTGGTCGCCATCTATTCCACCTTCCTGCAGCGCGGCTACGACCAACTGATCCACGACGTGGCGCTGCAGAACCTGGACGTCACCTTCGCGCTGGACCGCGCCGGCCTGGTGGGCGCGGACGGCGCCACGCACGCGGGCAACTACGACATCGCCTTCCTGCGCTGCATTCCCAACATGGTGGTGGCCACGCCGTCCGACGAGGCCGAGGCGCGGCTGCTGCTGTCCACCTGTTATCAGCATCCCGGCCCGGCCTCGGTGCGCTACCCGCGCGGCGCCGGCCGTGGCGCGGCCGAGGCGCCCGGCCTGGAAACGGTCGAGCTGGGCCGCGGCGTGGTGCGGCGCGAGGGCCGCAAGATCGCCATCCTGGGCTTCGGCACGCTGCTGCCGGCCGGGCAGGCCGCGGCCGAGGCGCTGGACGCCACGGTGGCCGACATGCGCTTCGTCAAGCCGATCGACCGCGAACTGATCCTGGACCTGGCCAGCCGCCACGACGCCCTGGTCACGCTGGAAGAGGCCTGCATCATGGGCGGCGCCGGCAGCGCCGTGCTGGAAGTGCTGAGCGCGGCTGGTGTGCAGATCCCGGTGTTGCAGCTGGGCCTGCCCGACGAGTTCATCGACCACGGCGAACAATCCGCCCTGCTGGCCGGCGTCGGCCTGGACGCTTCTGGCATCGAGCAGTCGATCCGCACCCGGTTTTCCAGCCTGCTGGGCTGA